Proteins encoded by one window of Lathyrus oleraceus cultivar Zhongwan6 chromosome 1, CAAS_Psat_ZW6_1.0, whole genome shotgun sequence:
- the LOC127115845 gene encoding myb family transcription factor MOF1, translated as MSSSSSSPLSGVVDNNNSSNPSEMSLKAPMVRPYSRSKMPRLRWTPYLHRCFLHAVHKLEKEERGTTPKLILQLMNVKGLTISHVKSHLQMYRSMRHEEMSQEAKKNVMAANLLASRMISSSSLVPRFLQTLENGYEQESYNGNQGNKSVVICNSDEQKKHTYIIFDGILSTVHANKRDQRGFKEITARGKEVSERETDDLCLELTLT; from the exons AtgtcttcatcttcatcttctcctcTTAGCGGAGTTGTTGATAACAATAACTCTTCAAACCCGTCCGAGATGAGTCTAAAAGCACCTATGGTGAGACCTTATAGTCGATCGAAAATGCCCCGACTTCGTTGGACACCATATCTTCATCGTTGCTTTCTGCATGCAGTTCACAAGCTTGAAAAAGAAGAAA GAGGGACTACACCAAAGTTAATTTTACAACTAATGAATGTTAAGGGACTTACTATATCTCATGTGAAAAGCCACCTTCAG ATGTATAGGAGCATGAGACATGAGGAAATGAGTCAAG AAGCAAAGAAGAATGTTATGGCAGCAAATTTATTAGCTTCCAGAATGATCTCATCCTCATCTCTTGTTCCAAGATTCCTCCAAACTCTTGA GAACGGTTATGAACAAGAGTCTTACAATGGAAATCAAGGTAATAAATCAGTTGTAATTTGTAACAGCGATGAACAGAAGAAGCACACTTACATCATCTTCGACGGTATTCTCAGCACTGTCCAT GCAAACAAAAGGGACCAACGAGGATTCAAAGAAATAACCGCTAGAGGAAAGGAAGTGAGTGAAAGAGAGACAGATGATTTGTGTCTTGAGCTCACTCTCACTTGA